The following proteins are encoded in a genomic region of Cydia strobilella chromosome 19, ilCydStro3.1, whole genome shotgun sequence:
- the LOC134749843 gene encoding mediator of RNA polymerase II transcription subunit 21 — MADRLTQLQDTINQQAEHFCNSIGILQQFSTPSKFPGFDRSGSQTPQQQQSQEDYALLFATLISRCAKDIDTLIESLPSEESSTELQVQSLRRLEAENKEAAERLEEAVRQGEILLEKIQGALSDIAQCQLDMQNPAQILNKDVRPL, encoded by the exons ATGGCAGACCGCCTTACCCAATTACAAGACACAATAAATCAG CAAGCGGAGCACTTTTGCAATAGCATCGGCATACTTCAGCAGTTCTCTACGCCTAGCAAGTTCCCTGGTTTCGACCGTAGTGGCTCTCAAACTCCGCAACAACAGCAAAGCCAGGAAGACTACGCTCTCCTGTTCGCTACTTTGATCTCGCGCTGTGCTAAGGATATTGATACCCTGATCGAGTCGCTTCCGAGTGAGGAAAGCTCTACAGAGTTGCAAGTACAGAGTTTGAGGCGTTTGGAGGCTGAGAATAAGGAAGCTGCGGAGAGGCTTGAAGAG GCTGTCCGCCAAGGTGAGATTCTGCTAGAGAAGATCCAGGGTGCCCTCAGTGACATTGCTCAGTGCCAGCTGGACATGCAGAACCCAGCGCAGATCCTGAATAAGGATGTGAGACCGTTATAG